The bacterium region ATCGGTTGCGACATCGCTGGCCAGATCGACGCCGTCGTGGCCGTTACGTGTCAGCCCTCTGAAAAGCCGTGTTCGATGACGGAATAAATTGAAATAGGCAATGGCGTCGTATGATACAGGGCTGGTCAAAGGATGACCGAAAAGTTTTTTATCAAATGATAGTATCTTAATTGATGCGGGTAATGCCACAACGGAGCGGTTACGGATTTTGAAATAAAAAAATTGTGTCGTTGAATCATGCGTAAACATCAAAGCGGCTTTTGCAGGGCTGTAATTATCTTTGACGCCGTGAAGCGAACCTTCAAATCCAAATGAACGGTATTCGAATAAATCGCCTTTGGCGTGTTTTGCACTCCGGCCGGCCAGTTCGAATTCAATACAATCATATCTGGAGCGATCGACTGATGGGTCGCAATCTTCCCGATTTCCTGCATCGACAATGATGGAATAAGTTTTTCCGGAATCGACCACAAGTTTAAACCATTGTTCACCCGGAAGGATGTTTTGAAATATTGAATCAGACATAATCGCAATGGGTAACTGATCCTCATCCGGACGATAGGCCCAAATTGATTTTCCGTCAACTTCTGCCTGATACAATACCGGTAGCGGCGACGCGCCGAACGGCATGTTGCCACAGGAAATAGTCAGAATTATAAAGCAAAGCAGAATTAATCGCATGGAAATGAACATAAAGCTCGGAAAAGAAATAAGCAAGTGAAACTAAAAACAAGACCGCCCATGACAACCAGTCACGGGCGATCTTTTTTGGTCTCCTGGTGGAAGGAGTATTTTTCCTTCAATGAAATTTATTCGGGTTTCAATTCGCCAATCGATTTACTTTTTTGCAAGCGCATCGTATTGCTGACCAAATCCCGGAAGTCTTCATATTGAGCGTATTGTTTTTTGAATTTGTCGTCGATGTTTTCAAGCATAGTTTTAACTTCAGCCAACTCCCGGTTTTTGGACCAATAACTTTCGCGCATAATCTCGGCATACAGGATGACGCTTGAGATGAACTGAAGTTGTGCGGCCGTCATTCTGTTCTCAGTTGTATTCATGCGAATCGGTTCGTCTTGTTCAGTCACATTTTTTCCATCCGGCGATTTATAACGCATCGTAATTTTACCGATGGCATTAGCCGACGGATTCTTTAATTTGACTTCATAAACCGCCGTGACGGTGTGCCCCGAACCGATTTCACCGCCGTCAACTTTATCATTACGAAAATCTTCATCTTTGACATCACGTTTTTCATAACCAATCAATCGATAGCGGCTCACGGTTTCTTTATCGAATTCAATCTGGATTTTCACATCTTTGGCAATGACCTGGAGCGTACCGGTGAGCTGTTCGACGAATACACGTTTGGCTTCCGACAAATCGTCGATGTAATAATAAGTTCCGTCTCCTTTGGTGGCCAATTGTTCGATCAAAACGTCGTTGTAATTACCCATGCCGAATCCGCACGCCGTCAGCGTTATTCCTTTATTTTTAAATTTTTCGATCTGTTGCAGCAAACCTTGCGACGATGTTTCGCCGTTATTGGCTACGCCGTCCGTGCATAAGATTACACGATTGATGGCGTTAGGATCGAAATTCTGCGATGCAAGTTGATAGCCTTTCCACAATCCCGCTTCGGCATTGGTCGAGCCTTCACTGTAAAGGCTGTTCACCGCTTCTTCGATCGCCTCTTTATTGGTAGTAGAATTCAAAACAATTTGCGCCTGCGAGCCGTAAGTGACGATTCCGACGCGATCATTGGAGCGTAATTCTTTGATCAGGAGACCGAGAGTCTTTTTGACTAATCCAAGACGATTTTCAATATCCATCGATCCGGAGACGTCGACTACAAATGTTAAATTTGCCGGCTTACGATTTTCCGATTTTACTTCACGGCCTTTAATACCGATTTTAACAAGTTGATAATTTTTACTGATTGGTGATGCGGTAGTCAAAGCATGGATCGCAAAAGTTTTTTCGCTTGGAACAGCGTAGTCCTGGCGAAAATAATTGATAAATTCTTCCACGCGAACAGCGTCTTTCGGCGGCAATTCACCGTGTGAAATGTAATTGCGCACTAAGGCATACGACCCCGTGCTCACATCCGCACCGAACGTTGAAAGATTATCGTCTTCCGTATCGATGAAAGGATTCGTTCCGTAATCGTGATGATACATGTCCCAATATTTCTCGCCATTCGGCGGGTTTAATGGAACGTAACCGTTGATACCTCCTACCGAACCTAATCCATCAGCCACCCCTACGCCACGTCCCATCGCAGTTTTACCAGCTTTATTAAGGACACTTTTTTCTTGCATGATCATATCCAAAGGTTCTTCAGTCTCTCCTTGCTCTTTAGCAATTTTAGGTTTTACATCTTTAGCCGCGATGGTTGCAGTATTGGTTTCACCTTGAACTAAAATTTTCAGAGTAAGTTCTAAATTTGTTTCGTTGCCGGAAATCACATCGATATCTTCGACTTTTAAATTTTGATAAAGATTGAGGCTTGCAAGCAAATCGTATTGACCGTTTCCGATGTTCGTAAATACGAAATAACCGGTCGAATCGGTTTGAGTTGTGACGCCTGAGCCGATCAATTTTACTAAGACATTGCTCAAGGGTTTTCCCGTTGCTGTGTCCGCGATTGTTCCGGATATTTTACCGTCGCCGGTTGCCCCTTTCAGAAATGAAACGAGGGCAATCAGTACGATTGCAACGAATGAGAGATACGCGATTTTTTTCATAACACGCTCCTAAGTAATTGTTAGAGGATTTAACATCGGAGGTCATTCAAATTCCCGCATATCAGTTTTGATAGCGACCTGAACAAAAATCGCTCCGAAATTATTTTGACGAAATTCTGCGCCGAAGATGCTCATAATCGCTTTTTTGAGCTTGTGGCACATATTGAATTTACCTATATTGCCATGTTTCAAAAAACAATTCATCGTTGAATATTCATCTCAAAGAGGAGACCCATCCATGTTGATGCAAGGCAAACAAGGTCTGATTTGCGGCGTTGCCAATAAACGCAGCATTGCGCATGCGATTGCCAAAAGTTTACACCGAGAAGGAGCGAAATTGGCGTTCACATACCAGGGCGATCGTCTCAAAAAAAATGTCGAAGAAATTGCATCAGAACTGGGCAGCCAGTTATTGTATAACTGCGATGTTTCAAAAGATGAAGACATCAAAAAACTTTTTGAAGATGTAAGAAAAGACATGCCGCATCTCGATTTTTTGGTGCATGCGATTGCATTTGCCAATAAAGAAGATCTTGAGAAAAATTTTCATACTACGACGCGGGATGGATTTAAATTAGCGCACGACATCAGCGCCTATTCGTTGATTGGTATGGCGCGTGAAGCGATGCCCTTGATGCAGGAAAAAGGCGGTGCGATTGTTACCCTGTCTTATTACGGTTCGGAAAAGGTTGTTCCGGGCTATAACGTAATGGGCGTTGCCAAAGCTTCGCTCGAAGCGAGCGTACGTTATCTTGCGGCCGATCTTGGCGCGTCTAATATCCGTGTTAATGCCATTTCAGCCGGACCGATCAATACGCTCGCGGCTCGCGGCATTTCCGGCTTTACAAAAATTTTAGAAATCACGCCGCAAAAAGCGCCTCTCCGCAGAAACGTCGAAGTCGAGGAAGTGGGCGATGCCGGCCTTTTTATGTGCAGCCCTTGGTCACGCGGTATTACGGGCGAAATACTTTATGTTGATTGTGGGTATAACATTGTAGGAATGTAGTTTCTATTATTATTTAGTAGGATTGTGTGACAACTGATTTATTGATTATAACGCTATTAATGTTTGCGGCGGCGGCATTGTACTCATCCGTTGGTCACGCAGGAGCATCGGGCTATCTTGCGGTAATGGCATTATTTAGTTTTGAACCGGTGGTCATGAAGCCAACGGCGCTGGCGCTCAATATTGTCGTTGCCGCGATCGGAACGTGGCGGTTTTATCAGGCGGGATTTTTTTCGTGGAAATTATTTTTCTGGTTTGCCGCTGCATCGATCCCAATGGCGTACATCGGCGGCGCTATCGATCTGCACATATCGGCTTATAAAATTCTCGTTGGGGTTGTTCTGCTTTTTGCAGCGTTCAGGTTGTTTGTGACTTCTTTATTCAAAGGTGCGGAAGTTGTTAATGAACCGCCACGTTGGGCGTCATTGATCGGCGGGGCCGGGATCGGACTGCTATCAGGCTTGACCGGCGTCGGCGGAGGAATTTTTCTGACACCGCTTCTGATTTTGTTCAAATGGTCAACGGCCAAAACTGCCGCAGCCGTGTCTGTGACATTTATTTTAGTCAATTCAATTGCCGGACTTGCAGGCAACTGGAAAAATGCTAATTTGATTTCCGAATTCATTCCGTATTTTGCTGCAGCCGTTGTCGCTGGAGGATTAGTCGGAACGTATCTTGGCACTCAACGATTCGATACATCCACTCTTCGTCGTGTACTTGCCGTTGTATTGGTTTTTGCCGGTACAAAAATGATTTTATTGTAAACTTTATTTACCTAACTCCTCAACTCATGCTTACTGCCGAAGCAATTATTCGAGAATTAAATTTGCAGTCGCACCCTGAAGGCGGTTCGTTCCGTGAGACGTATCGTTCTTCTGTCGAAGCAAAAACCACCAATGTCCGTTCGGTTTGTACAGCGATTTATTTTTTACTGCGCGAAGGACAACGGTCCGAATGGCATCGCGTAAAACATGATGAAATCTATCATTTCTATTACGGCGCACCGCTTGAACTCATGATGATAAGTCCGCGAGGCGAATTTACGCGTTCAATTTTTGGCGTAAATTTAGAAAACGGTGAACGCCCCCAAATCATTATTCCCGGCAATTTCTGGCAATCGGCGCGTTCGCTTGGCGCCTTTACGCTATACGGTTGTACCGTATCGCCCGGATTTGATTTTCAGGACTTTGAAATGTCCGATGCCATTCAATTGAAAAAAATATTTCCAGGTCTTTCAGAACAATTAGGCTAAACCTCCGTAATACACCTGCCATTTAAAACAGGAGAAAAGTTATGCGTGACATTTTTATTAACTCCAAACAACAACTTCGCGCCGGTTGGAGGATCGGGATATTTATAATTATTTATGCGATTTTGTCATTTCTTTTCGGAGCCATTACTGTCAGTATTCTGAATGCTGCAGGAATTACAAAAACAATGAACGAGGCAATTCTGAAATTAGTATTGACCTTGACAAGTGTCGTCGCGTCTTATTTGCTACTGAATTACATCGACAAACGAAAATTTTTGTCAATGGGGATGAACCTCGATTCACAGGCCGGCAAAGAATTGGGCTGGGGGCTATTGATCGGTTTTTTACTGCAAATATTTACCGTTTTGATTCCGGTATTGTCGGGCAATACCAGCATTCAGTTGGCTGAATTAAACGGTAGTTATTTTATCACAGGTTTTTTAATCAATATAACATTATTTATTATTGTAGGCTTCAATGAGGAAATTCTTTTCCGTGGATACATTTTCCAGTCCATGACAGAAGGAACCGGGAAGTTAATAGCCGTGTTGTTTTTCTC contains the following coding sequences:
- a CDS encoding CPBP family intramembrane metalloprotease; translation: MRDIFINSKQQLRAGWRIGIFIIIYAILSFLFGAITVSILNAAGITKTMNEAILKLVLTLTSVVASYLLLNYIDKRKFLSMGMNLDSQAGKELGWGLLIGFLLQIFTVLIPVLSGNTSIQLAELNGSYFITGFLINITLFIIVGFNEEILFRGYIFQSMTEGTGKLIAVLFFSILFGAVHLGNPNVSFFGFANIVLAGILLSLAYLQTRSLWLPIGIHIAWNFTEGYILGLPVSGTAIEYPLTISKTDGADWLTGGTFGPEGGAACTLICALACIFVWKFFRPAEKMDHAVNEAVAVEAFKPKEAGVVAEG
- a CDS encoding enoyl-ACP reductase, with amino-acid sequence MLMQGKQGLICGVANKRSIAHAIAKSLHREGAKLAFTYQGDRLKKNVEEIASELGSQLLYNCDVSKDEDIKKLFEDVRKDMPHLDFLVHAIAFANKEDLEKNFHTTTRDGFKLAHDISAYSLIGMAREAMPLMQEKGGAIVTLSYYGSEKVVPGYNVMGVAKASLEASVRYLAADLGASNIRVNAISAGPINTLAARGISGFTKILEITPQKAPLRRNVEVEEVGDAGLFMCSPWSRGITGEILYVDCGYNIVGM
- a CDS encoding von Willebrand factor type A domain-containing protein yields the protein MKKIAYLSFVAIVLIALVSFLKGATGDGKISGTIADTATGKPLSNVLVKLIGSGVTTQTDSTGYFVFTNIGNGQYDLLASLNLYQNLKVEDIDVISGNETNLELTLKILVQGETNTATIAAKDVKPKIAKEQGETEEPLDMIMQEKSVLNKAGKTAMGRGVGVADGLGSVGGINGYVPLNPPNGEKYWDMYHHDYGTNPFIDTEDDNLSTFGADVSTGSYALVRNYISHGELPPKDAVRVEEFINYFRQDYAVPSEKTFAIHALTTASPISKNYQLVKIGIKGREVKSENRKPANLTFVVDVSGSMDIENRLGLVKKTLGLLIKELRSNDRVGIVTYGSQAQIVLNSTTNKEAIEEAVNSLYSEGSTNAEAGLWKGYQLASQNFDPNAINRVILCTDGVANNGETSSQGLLQQIEKFKNKGITLTACGFGMGNYNDVLIEQLATKGDGTYYYIDDLSEAKRVFVEQLTGTLQVIAKDVKIQIEFDKETVSRYRLIGYEKRDVKDEDFRNDKVDGGEIGSGHTVTAVYEVKLKNPSANAIGKITMRYKSPDGKNVTEQDEPIRMNTTENRMTAAQLQFISSVILYAEIMRESYWSKNRELAEVKTMLENIDDKFKKQYAQYEDFRDLVSNTMRLQKSKSIGELKPE
- a CDS encoding cupin domain-containing protein, producing the protein MLTAEAIIRELNLQSHPEGGSFRETYRSSVEAKTTNVRSVCTAIYFLLREGQRSEWHRVKHDEIYHFYYGAPLELMMISPRGEFTRSIFGVNLENGERPQIIIPGNFWQSARSLGAFTLYGCTVSPGFDFQDFEMSDAIQLKKIFPGLSEQLG
- a CDS encoding M23 family metallopeptidase yields the protein MFISMRLILLCFIILTISCGNMPFGASPLPVLYQAEVDGKSIWAYRPDEDQLPIAIMSDSIFQNILPGEQWFKLVVDSGKTYSIIVDAGNREDCDPSVDRSRYDCIEFELAGRSAKHAKGDLFEYRSFGFEGSLHGVKDNYSPAKAALMFTHDSTTQFFYFKIRNRSVVALPASIKILSFDKKLFGHPLTSPVSYDAIAYFNLFRHRTRLFRGLTRNGHDGVDLASDVATDDAFYEVIQEVIAVADGEVLKSHLESCAIGNVVWIKHETPYGIFTSMYAHMSSSVVVPGQKVKKGERLGYILEEPLCEKGYSGHLHFEMWDHIVTEWHDGYSSGNGQIDPLPILFEK
- a CDS encoding sulfite exporter TauE/SafE family protein, coding for MFAAAALYSSVGHAGASGYLAVMALFSFEPVVMKPTALALNIVVAAIGTWRFYQAGFFSWKLFFWFAAASIPMAYIGGAIDLHISAYKILVGVVLLFAAFRLFVTSLFKGAEVVNEPPRWASLIGGAGIGLLSGLTGVGGGIFLTPLLILFKWSTAKTAAAVSVTFILVNSIAGLAGNWKNANLISEFIPYFAAAVVAGGLVGTYLGTQRFDTSTLRRVLAVVLVFAGTKMILL